The proteins below are encoded in one region of Micromonospora pisi:
- a CDS encoding MarR family winged helix-turn-helix transcriptional regulator, translating into MATTGERWLDEREQRAWRSFITMQMELHNRLGRQLLADAGLSETDYAVLVHLSEAPEGRLRIFQLRAHLEWEKTRLTHHLGRMARRGLVEREPCLTDPRGAFIRITEAGREAIISAAPKHVANVRRWVIDVLTPEQLDVLAEISDKVRAGFHKDVCPPVKAEPCDAESADCPTDTASHDV; encoded by the coding sequence GTGGCAACGACCGGGGAACGATGGCTCGACGAGCGGGAGCAGCGCGCCTGGCGTTCGTTCATCACCATGCAGATGGAGTTGCACAACCGGCTCGGCCGCCAACTCCTCGCCGATGCCGGCCTCTCCGAGACCGACTACGCCGTCCTGGTGCACCTCAGCGAAGCGCCCGAGGGCCGGCTGCGGATTTTCCAGCTTCGGGCGCACCTGGAGTGGGAGAAGACCCGACTCACCCACCACCTGGGGCGGATGGCCCGGCGTGGGCTGGTCGAGCGGGAGCCCTGCCTGACCGACCCCCGGGGCGCGTTCATCCGGATCACCGAAGCCGGCCGGGAGGCCATCATCTCGGCGGCGCCCAAACACGTCGCGAACGTCCGTCGCTGGGTGATCGACGTGCTCACCCCCGAGCAGCTGGACGTACTCGCCGAGATTTCCGACAAGGTGCGCGCCGGGTTCCACAAGGACGTCTGCCCGCCGGTGAAGGCCGAGCCGTGCGACGCGGAGTCGGCCGACTGCCCGACCGACACCGCCTCGCACGACGTCTAG